DNA sequence from the Desulfocurvus vexinensis DSM 17965 genome:
ACTTTGTCCACGCCCTGAAGGAAGTGCTCTCCGGCCTGGTCAAGGTCACCGTCAAGGCGCAGGAGCTGCAACAGGCCTTGCAGGTCACCGACGGCCCGGCGACCCCGGCGGAGATGAAGAAACGCTTTGAGGAGTACATCGATCAGCTCACCAAGGGCAAGGACCCGGCCAAGGTGCGGATCGTCATGGAATAAATGAGTCACGGGTCGCGAGTCATGAGTCACGAGTCGAAGGATTGAAGATGGCAAGGATTGAAAAGTTCGAGGATATCGAGGCATGGCAGCGGGCAAGACAGCTCGCAAAAGCCGTGTATGCCACCACATCGGAAGGAAAGTTCGCTCGTGATTTTGGACTGCGTGACCAGATTCAAAGGGCAGCCGTATCGGTGATGTCCAAAATTGCCGAAGGATTCGAGCGTGGTGGTGATGTTGAATTCCGGCGATTCCTTGCCATCGCAAAAGGCTCTGCCGGTGAAGTCAAAGCGCAGCTTTATGTGGCTCTCGATGCCGGGCTAATTGACCAGACTGCTTTCGACTCGCTTTACAAATCAGCCACAGAAACAGGAAACCTAATTGGCGGTTTCATGAAATATCTGAGCAAAGGAATTAACAAATGAGCAGACATCAAGACCAGCCAACGCTGTTTCCGTCAGAAGGACCCGCGACCCGCGACTCGGGACCCGTGACCTGCTTAGGCATGACGTTCGAGAACGACGAGGCCCGCCGCGCTCACTTTACGGAAGAGCTGCGCAAAAAACTGCAGGACCCGCAGTTCCGCAAGATCGAAGGCTTTCCCATCGGCAGCGACGAGGACATCCTGAACCTGAGCGATCCGCCTTACTACACCGCCTGCCCGAA
Encoded proteins:
- a CDS encoding four helix bundle protein, translated to MARIEKFEDIEAWQRARQLAKAVYATTSEGKFARDFGLRDQIQRAAVSVMSKIAEGFERGGDVEFRRFLAIAKGSAGEVKAQLYVALDAGLIDQTAFDSLYKSATETGNLIGGFMKYLSKGINK